From Streptomyces sp. TLI_235, a single genomic window includes:
- a CDS encoding [acyl-carrier-protein] S-malonyltransferase: MTAGTALLGLLDGRPLPRTELDRRLAALRTGPRSSALPAPGSPEDRQLTRWVAQVLLTEALCTAEARVRRLDCAAAPPVRLDQRAAVEMGSITAAAFEGCAAVRAVFAAVTAHVTAPPPDPHRPAPATVWELATPDGDFEADPETVPVALTAALRAAPPGRRVTAAGWTAELVSTRTRAVPGPDAALDLLGPARRLAFVRWLDHARAHRLTLVPGLEHPGDPSQPDNHHRH, from the coding sequence GTGACCGCCGGAACCGCCCTCCTCGGCCTGCTCGACGGCCGCCCCCTCCCCCGCACCGAGCTGGACCGCCGGCTGGCCGCCCTCCGCACCGGCCCGCGGTCCTCCGCACTGCCCGCCCCCGGCAGCCCGGAGGACCGCCAGCTCACCCGCTGGGTCGCCCAGGTCCTCCTCACCGAGGCACTCTGCACCGCCGAGGCCCGAGTCCGCCGGCTCGACTGCGCCGCCGCTCCACCGGTCCGCCTCGATCAGCGGGCCGCCGTCGAGATGGGCTCGATCACCGCCGCGGCGTTCGAGGGTTGCGCCGCCGTCCGTGCGGTCTTCGCCGCCGTCACCGCCCACGTCACCGCACCACCGCCCGACCCCCACCGGCCCGCACCCGCCACCGTCTGGGAACTCGCCACCCCCGACGGCGACTTCGAGGCCGACCCGGAGACCGTCCCCGTCGCACTCACCGCCGCTCTGCGCGCCGCCCCGCCCGGCCGCCGGGTCACCGCCGCCGGCTGGACGGCGGAGCTCGTGTCGACCCGCACCCGTGCCGTCCCCGGCCCGGACGCAGCCCTCGACCTGCTCGGCCCGGCCCGCCGCCTCGCCTTCGTCCGCTGGCTCGACCACGCCCGCGCCCACCGCCTCACCCTCGTCCCCGGTCTCGAACACCCCGGCGACCCGTCGCAGCCCGACAACCACCACCGCCACTGA
- a CDS encoding hypothetical protein (manually curated), translating into MQPADSGHTDYPDPARPTTITIGDGYDQQLYACPASPEHPHTALLQ; encoded by the coding sequence GTGCAACCCGCCGATTCCGGGCACACCGACTACCCCGACCCGGCGAGACCGACCACGATCACCATCGGCGACGGCTACGACCAGCAGCTCTACGCCTGCCCGGCATCGCCGGAACACCCACACACCGCACTGCTCCAGTAG
- a CDS encoding alcohol dehydrogenase: protein MSTYRVAQVPAASGRFEIVERDVPRPGPGHVRVVVEACGICHSDTAFVDALLPGVRFPLVPGHEIAGRIEAVGESVHSSWRVGDRVAVGWFGGSCGHCRRCRQGDFIVCESLKVPGWAYDGGYADAMIAPVDALARIPDGLSAAEAAPLGCAGVTTFNGLRRSSAKPGDLVAVLGIGGLGHLAVQYAVAMGFETVAIARGAAKADFAKELGAHHYVDSTAGAGVGEALQSLGGAQVVLGTAANSEAITATVDGLATRGELVVIGADAAPLGISPNQLLMSGKIIRGHPSGTAQDVQDTMEFSLLHGIRPMVETVPLEGITAAYDRMLAGAARFRMVVTTG, encoded by the coding sequence TTGAGTACCTATCGAGTCGCACAAGTCCCGGCCGCCAGCGGGCGCTTCGAGATCGTCGAGCGTGACGTACCCCGGCCGGGCCCGGGCCACGTACGGGTGGTGGTGGAGGCGTGCGGGATCTGCCACAGCGACACCGCCTTCGTGGATGCCCTCCTGCCGGGCGTTCGGTTCCCGCTGGTGCCGGGCCACGAGATCGCGGGGCGCATCGAGGCCGTGGGCGAGAGCGTCCACTCCAGTTGGCGGGTGGGCGACCGGGTCGCGGTCGGCTGGTTCGGCGGCAGCTGCGGCCACTGCCGGCGCTGTCGACAGGGCGACTTCATCGTCTGCGAGAGCCTGAAGGTGCCCGGCTGGGCCTACGACGGGGGGTACGCCGACGCGATGATCGCACCGGTGGACGCCCTGGCCCGGATTCCCGACGGGCTGTCGGCGGCCGAGGCGGCCCCGCTGGGCTGCGCGGGCGTCACGACGTTCAACGGACTGCGGCGCAGCTCCGCCAAGCCGGGCGATCTGGTCGCGGTGCTGGGCATCGGCGGTCTCGGCCACCTGGCGGTGCAGTACGCGGTCGCCATGGGCTTCGAGACCGTGGCCATCGCCCGCGGGGCCGCCAAGGCGGACTTCGCCAAGGAGCTCGGCGCGCACCACTACGTCGACAGCACGGCGGGCGCCGGCGTCGGGGAGGCGCTGCAGTCGCTCGGCGGAGCACAGGTGGTCCTGGGAACGGCCGCGAATTCCGAGGCCATCACGGCGACCGTGGACGGTCTGGCCACCCGGGGCGAGCTGGTGGTGATCGGCGCGGACGCCGCACCGCTGGGCATCAGCCCGAACCAGCTGCTCATGAGCGGCAAGATCATCCGCGGCCACCCCTCGGGCACCGCGCAGGACGTGCAGGACACCATGGAGTTCAGCCTGCTCCACGGCATCCGCCCGATGGTCGAGACGGTACCGCTCGAAGGGATCACCGCGGCCTACGACCGGATGCTCGCCGGCGCCGCCCGCTTCCGGATGGTCGTCACCACCGGCTGA